The genomic interval CTGATCAGACAGAGGTTAGAGCCGTATCCGACCCCATTGCACCAGACCGGCGTCTCTAGCTCTTTGTTTTGACGCGCATTCTTTCGACGAACCGGTGGCCACTTCGTCGGAGGGCGCTCTAGCAGCTCGACACAAACGAGACTGGGGCGCAGCGGGAATTTTGTGAGGCACTCTAAACCTCTGCCGCCTCATCGGTGCGGTGCTCTACGAGGCCAAGGCCTGCCAACGCCACCAAACCCGCCGCCCTGCCGTCCCCGTGCCAAGGAGGAGGGCAGCAAATCCGCGACATTCCATTCCGGGCCGGTTCACGGCCTCGCCAATCCAACAATCACGCCATCCTGACCCACCCGGCTTTGACATCCCTCGAGGAGCGGTCAGGCCGTGGTCACCTGACGGTTCAGGCGCGCGGCAAGTTGGTCGGCGAATTTGCTGGCCGCTACCGGGAGCAGGCGTCCGCGCAGTTGCGCCAGCACGACGCTCATCGGCTCGAGGTCGCGGGCGTCGATCAAACGGCTTCGCAGGCGCGGGTCGTCCGGAATGCCGCTCGGCACCTGGAAGCTGACGACATCCTCTCGCAGGACGACGTTGCGCAGGAATTCCAGCGATCCCGATTCCACGGTCGCGCGCATCTCGACCCCGCGCCGGGCGAGCGCGTGCTCGATATGGTGGCGGATGGCGAGGGAGCGGTCGGGCAGGGCCAGGGCGTGGGCGAGGCAGTCGCGCAGCCGGATCGGCCCGTCCTCGGAGGCCAGGGGATGACGCGCCCGCATCAGGGCGCAGAGGGACTGGCGGCCGGCATAGAGCGGGTGCAGCTCCGCCGAGGGCGGTGGCTGGAGGATGAGCGCGAGGTCGGCCTCGAACGAGACGAGGGCGGCCACCGCCTGGACGTGGTCGCGCACCTGCACGGTAAAGGCGACCTGGGGAAACTGTGCCCGGTAGGTCTCAACCTCCTCCGGGATCATCCGGGTGACGAAGGCTTGACTGCAGGCAAGCGCCACGTGGCCTCGGCGCACGCCGGAGAGGTCGGCGATCTGCGAGCGCACCCGGTCGAGGTCCGCTGCCTGGTCACGGATGTGCCGCGCCAACAATTCCCCCGCCGCGTTCAGGCGCATTCCTTGTGCAAGGCGCTCGAAGATCGGCGTTCCGAGCTCGTACTCGATGTCCTGGATCTGCCGCGTCAGCGCCGAGGGCGTGATGTTGAGGCGCTCGGCGGCCCGCCGGATCGATCCGCTGCGAGCGACCTCGGCCACCGCGGTCAGGCTGCGCAGATGCTTCATCCCGGCTCTCCCGCCAGGGTGTTGCCAGAAATTCAACAATGCCGTCAAGAATTAGCACTTCCCGGCAACACCGGTGCTTTCTAGGCTCGATGCACCGGTACATGCAGGAACCGCCCGATGATCGACCGCCGCAGCCTCCTCGCCGGTCTCGGAACCGGCCTCGTCGCGAGTTCACTCCCCGGCCGCGCCGCGCGGGCGCAGGCCGCGCCGATCGTCATCCGGATGGCCTCGCTCAAGCTCATCCACTCGATCGCCCCCCACTTCTACGAGCGCTTCACGCCCGAAGGCGTGCGGGTCGAGGTCATCCCGTTCGAGAGCCCGACCGAGGGCAAGAACGCCGTCGTCACCAAGTCGGTGGATTTCGGCACCTTCGGGCTCGCGGCAGCGACGCTCGGGGCCGCGGCGGGCGAGCCGATCGTCGTGA from Methylobacterium sp. AMS5 carries:
- a CDS encoding LysR family transcriptional regulator; translated protein: MKHLRSLTAVAEVARSGSIRRAAERLNITPSALTRQIQDIEYELGTPIFERLAQGMRLNAAGELLARHIRDQAADLDRVRSQIADLSGVRRGHVALACSQAFVTRMIPEEVETYRAQFPQVAFTVQVRDHVQAVAALVSFEADLALILQPPPSAELHPLYAGRQSLCALMRARHPLASEDGPIRLRDCLAHALALPDRSLAIRHHIEHALARRGVEMRATVESGSLEFLRNVVLREDVVSFQVPSGIPDDPRLRSRLIDARDLEPMSVVLAQLRGRLLPVAASKFADQLAARLNRQVTTA